The Streptomyces sp. NBC_01275 genome has a segment encoding these proteins:
- a CDS encoding hemolysin family protein, giving the protein MSALQLLFAALLVLTNGFFVGAEFALISVRRSQIEPLGTARARQVLYGLERLPQMMAAAQFGITVCSLTLGAVAEPTVAKLLEPLFEGIHLPHGMIHPLGYVIALAAVVFFHLVIGEMVPKNLAMAAPEKAALWLSPGLVAFARVCRPITVALGACAQGILRLFHVEPKDEVEAVFTSEQLNRLVEDSGQAGLLDPEEQERLEDALELGSRPVTDVLLGRESLVTVGPAVTPGEIVALTARTGYSRFPVAADNGAFMGYLHVKDVLDLEDSERAVPQQVWRPMTTLRSELPLDDALTVMRRAATHLAQVADASGKVLGLVALEDVLELLVGEVTDPAHRDVPVPEVRLTEPRASSPKVSAPVEPGGPPSPEEALAG; this is encoded by the coding sequence ATGAGCGCCCTCCAACTTCTCTTCGCCGCGCTGCTCGTGCTCACCAACGGCTTCTTCGTCGGCGCCGAGTTCGCCCTGATCTCCGTCCGCCGCAGCCAGATCGAACCGCTCGGCACCGCCCGCGCCCGCCAGGTCCTGTACGGCCTGGAGCGGCTGCCCCAGATGATGGCCGCCGCCCAGTTCGGCATCACCGTCTGCTCCCTCACCCTGGGCGCGGTCGCCGAGCCGACGGTCGCGAAGCTGCTGGAGCCGCTCTTCGAGGGCATCCACCTCCCGCACGGCATGATCCACCCGCTGGGCTATGTGATCGCGCTGGCCGCCGTGGTCTTCTTCCACCTCGTCATCGGCGAGATGGTCCCGAAGAATCTCGCGATGGCCGCCCCCGAGAAGGCCGCGCTGTGGCTCAGCCCCGGCCTGGTCGCCTTCGCCCGCGTCTGCCGGCCGATCACCGTCGCCCTCGGCGCCTGCGCCCAGGGCATCCTGCGGCTCTTCCACGTCGAGCCCAAGGACGAGGTCGAGGCGGTCTTCACCAGCGAGCAGCTCAACCGGCTGGTGGAGGACTCCGGCCAGGCAGGGCTCCTCGACCCCGAGGAGCAGGAGCGGCTGGAGGACGCGCTGGAGCTGGGCTCGCGCCCGGTGACGGACGTCCTGCTGGGCCGCGAGTCCCTGGTGACGGTCGGTCCGGCGGTCACGCCCGGCGAGATCGTCGCGCTCACCGCCCGCACCGGCTACTCCCGCTTCCCGGTCGCCGCGGACAACGGCGCCTTCATGGGCTATCTGCATGTGAAGGACGTCCTCGACCTGGAGGACTCCGAGCGGGCCGTGCCGCAGCAGGTGTGGCGTCCGATGACGACGCTGCGCTCGGAACTGCCGCTGGACGACGCCCTGACCGTGATGCGACGGGCGGCGACCCATCTGGCCCAGGTCGCGGACGCGTCCGGCAAGGTGCTCGGACTGGTCGCCCTGGAGGACGTGCTGGAGCTGCTGGTGGGCGAGGTCACCGACCCCGCGCACCGGGACGTCCCGGTGCCCGAGGTGCGGCTGACGGAGCCGCGGGCGAGCTCGCCCAAGGTCTCGGCTCCGGTCGAGCCCGGGGGACCCCCGTCGCCCGAGGAGGCGCTGGCCGGCTGA
- a CDS encoding uridine kinase: MRQSAARLRRLPPSCGPVRLVGVDGHAGSGKSTFAGRLAEVLGGAPVLHLDDLASHDEPFAWTGRLLSQVIEPFGRGESAHYAPYDWHARRFGPPRPLPAAPVVLIEGVGAGRRALRPYLACLLWLETPREDAWARGRSRDGEEQRDFWDGWVRAEVQHFAEDPSRPYADLLVRQLAEGYEVLPGPVGHPAPRHDVTHREGPPAMW, encoded by the coding sequence ATCCGCCAGTCAGCCGCCCGGCTCCGCCGGCTCCCCCCGTCCTGCGGCCCGGTCCGCCTCGTCGGCGTCGACGGGCACGCCGGCTCCGGGAAGTCCACGTTCGCCGGGCGGCTGGCCGAGGTGCTGGGCGGTGCGCCGGTGCTCCACCTCGACGACCTCGCCAGCCACGACGAGCCGTTCGCGTGGACCGGGCGACTGCTGTCCCAGGTCATCGAGCCCTTCGGTCGCGGCGAGAGCGCGCACTACGCCCCCTACGACTGGCACGCCCGCCGCTTCGGCCCGCCCCGCCCGCTGCCCGCGGCCCCCGTGGTCCTGATCGAGGGCGTCGGCGCGGGCCGCCGCGCCCTGCGGCCGTACCTGGCGTGCCTGCTGTGGCTGGAGACGCCCCGCGAGGACGCCTGGGCCCGCGGCCGGTCGCGGGACGGGGAGGAACAGCGGGACTTCTGGGACGGGTGGGTCAGGGCCGAGGTCCAGCACTTCGCCGAGGACCCGTCGAGACCCTATGCCGACCTATTGGTACGGCAGTTGGCAGAGGGGTACGAGGTGCTGCCGGGGCCTGTGGGACATCCCGCGCCGCGGCACGATGTCACGCACCGTGAGGGACCGCCCGCGATGTGGTGA
- a CDS encoding glycoside hydrolase family 18 protein: MQLTPHRSRWRALVSAACCAVLGAGLLAGAGTATATAATPAQPKAAGSKVVGYFTEWGTYDRKYYAKNIETSGSAARLTHINYAFGNVTGGKCAMGDAYAATDRTYTAAESVDGVADTWDQPLRGNFNQLRELKRKHPGLKVLWSFGGWTWSSGFGEAARNPAAFAQSCYDLVENSKWADVFDGIDIDWEYPNACGNTCDTSGRAAFKNLMGALRSKFGSSQLVTAAITADATAGGKIDAADYAGAAQYVDWYNPMTYDYFGAWDAAGPTAPHSPLNSYSGIPKAGYYSSATIAKLRGLGIPAAKLLLGIGFYGRGWTGVTQSTPGGSATGPAAGTYEQGIDDYKVLKTKCPATGTVGGTAYGKCGNNWWSYDTPATIATKMTYKNQQGLGGTFFWELSGDTAGGELIKAIN; this comes from the coding sequence ATGCAGCTCACTCCCCACCGCTCCCGTTGGCGGGCCCTCGTCTCGGCCGCCTGTTGCGCGGTCCTCGGCGCGGGCCTGCTAGCCGGCGCCGGCACGGCCACCGCCACGGCCGCGACTCCCGCGCAGCCGAAGGCCGCCGGATCCAAGGTCGTCGGGTACTTCACCGAATGGGGCACCTACGACCGCAAGTACTACGCCAAGAACATCGAGACGTCGGGCTCCGCCGCGAGGCTGACCCACATCAACTACGCCTTCGGCAACGTCACCGGCGGCAAGTGCGCGATGGGCGACGCCTACGCGGCCACCGACCGGACCTACACCGCGGCCGAGTCCGTCGACGGCGTCGCCGACACCTGGGACCAGCCGCTGCGCGGCAACTTCAACCAGCTGCGCGAGCTGAAGAGGAAGCACCCCGGACTCAAGGTCCTCTGGTCCTTCGGCGGTTGGACCTGGTCGAGCGGCTTCGGCGAGGCCGCGAGGAACCCGGCCGCTTTCGCCCAGTCCTGCTACGACCTGGTCGAGAACTCCAAGTGGGCCGACGTCTTCGACGGCATCGACATCGACTGGGAGTACCCCAACGCCTGCGGCAACACCTGTGACACCAGCGGCCGGGCGGCCTTCAAGAACCTGATGGGCGCGCTGCGTTCGAAGTTCGGATCCAGTCAGCTGGTCACCGCGGCGATCACCGCGGACGCCACCGCCGGCGGCAAGATCGACGCGGCGGACTACGCGGGCGCGGCGCAGTACGTCGACTGGTACAACCCCATGACCTACGACTACTTCGGCGCCTGGGACGCGGCCGGACCGACGGCCCCGCACTCGCCGCTGAACTCCTACTCCGGCATCCCGAAGGCGGGTTACTACAGCTCGGCGACGATCGCCAAGCTCAGGGGGCTCGGCATTCCGGCCGCCAAGCTGCTGCTCGGCATCGGCTTCTACGGGCGCGGCTGGACCGGCGTCACGCAGTCGACGCCGGGCGGCTCGGCGACCGGCCCGGCGGCGGGAACGTACGAGCAGGGCATCGACGACTACAAGGTGCTGAAGACCAAGTGCCCGGCGACCGGGACGGTGGGCGGCACGGCGTACGGCAAGTGCGGGAACAACTGGTGGAGTTACGACACTCCGGCGACCATCGCGACCAAGATGACCTACAAGAACCAGCAGGGGCTGGGCGGGACGTTCTTCTGGGAGCTGAGCGGGGACACGGCCGGCGGTGAGCTGATCAAGGCGATCAACTAG
- a CDS encoding PH domain-containing protein translates to MSSLPVLPVTFRPGRTRAVLLTAGVVIFLVIAAVALLLEQLGPGERLSFIVTGALIFWVLALLARVRVVADDSGVTVVNIASKRRLAWAEILRVNLRPGDPWVFLDLSDGTSLPALGIQPGIAKQRAIADARTLRALAEARSTADPEQHQG, encoded by the coding sequence ATGTCCAGTCTTCCCGTTCTTCCCGTCACCTTCCGGCCGGGCCGCACCCGCGCGGTGCTGCTCACGGCCGGAGTGGTGATCTTTCTCGTCATCGCCGCCGTCGCCCTGCTCCTGGAGCAGCTCGGCCCCGGCGAACGGCTCAGCTTCATCGTCACCGGGGCGCTCATCTTCTGGGTGCTGGCCCTGCTCGCACGGGTGCGGGTCGTCGCCGACGACTCCGGTGTCACGGTCGTCAACATCGCCTCGAAACGCCGTCTGGCCTGGGCGGAGATCCTCCGGGTGAACCTGCGTCCCGGCGACCCCTGGGTGTTCCTCGACCTCAGCGACGGCACCAGCCTGCCCGCGCTCGGCATCCAGCCCGGCATCGCCAAGCAGCGCGCCATCGCCGACGCGCGCACCCTGCGAGCGCTCGCCGAAGCGCGCTCCACGGCGGACCCCGAGCAACATCAGGGCTGA
- a CDS encoding TetR/AcrR family transcriptional regulator, with protein MSISQQRDSARPRARGTERSLARRAELITIGRRLFADTSYDALSMDDIARQAHVAKGLIYYYFQSKRGYYLAIVQDSVADLVSFAASGLELPQVDRVQRTIDGYLRYAEHNHAAFRTIVSGGVGFDTEVHAIRDGVRAAIVATIAEGAYGRGDIPPLPRMGLLAWVCSVEGATLDWIDRPELSRETMCELLVRTLGGAMRAIEEIDPGFPAPKPARRDDY; from the coding sequence TTGAGCATCAGCCAACAGCGCGACAGCGCCCGTCCCCGGGCGCGGGGAACCGAGCGCTCACTGGCGCGCCGCGCCGAACTCATCACCATCGGGCGCAGGTTGTTCGCCGACACGTCCTATGACGCGCTCTCGATGGACGACATCGCCCGGCAGGCGCATGTCGCCAAGGGGCTGATCTACTACTACTTCCAGTCCAAGCGCGGGTACTACCTGGCCATCGTCCAGGACTCCGTCGCCGACCTGGTCTCCTTCGCGGCGAGCGGTCTCGAACTGCCCCAGGTGGACCGGGTCCAGCGCACCATCGACGGCTATCTGCGCTACGCCGAGCACAACCACGCCGCCTTCCGCACGATCGTCAGCGGCGGCGTCGGCTTCGACACCGAGGTGCACGCCATCCGGGACGGGGTGCGCGCGGCGATCGTGGCGACCATCGCCGAGGGCGCGTACGGCCGCGGCGACATCCCCCCGCTGCCCCGGATGGGCCTGCTCGCCTGGGTGTGCAGCGTCGAGGGCGCCACCCTCGACTGGATCGACCGCCCCGAACTCTCCCGCGAGACCATGTGCGAGCTGCTGGTGAGGACCCTGGGCGGCGCGATGCGCGCCATCGAGGAGATCGACCCCGGCTTCCCGGCCCCGAAGCCGGCCCGCCGGGACGACTACTGA
- a CDS encoding peptidase C39 family protein yields MSSAEQPSRRTVLAAAVAATMTAGAAGPASAVADAEDAETPPARTVDHRSWTTYADWRAGAAQGTRAVAGERPGLALATPLGTVDYTDPHTKTTAAWEYATWTSPVHQLAVPATEAIASWNASTPAGTWIQIELTGSYSDGTATPWYVMGRWAAGDQDIKRTSVDDQTDGRSTVWTDTFAVDDPATGLRLTSYRLRLTLYRRPGTKITPTVWRLGAMGSDVPDRFTVPASAPGLAQELAVPRYSQEIHQGQYPEYDNGGEAWCSPTSSQMIVEYWGGRLTSGQLAWVDPSYADPQVCHAARYTYDHQYGGCGNWPFNAAYAATFKDLQGVVTRLASLTDLETLIAAGIPAITSQSFLKGELTGAGYGTSGHLMTMIGFTAEGDVIANDPFSVDDAAVRRVYPRREFENVWLRTKRYNASGKVVSGTGGVSYLYFPARPTARQCKALEAVGVRV; encoded by the coding sequence ATGAGCAGCGCCGAACAGCCGTCCCGCAGAACGGTCCTCGCCGCCGCGGTCGCCGCCACCATGACCGCGGGCGCGGCGGGCCCCGCGTCGGCGGTCGCCGACGCCGAGGACGCCGAGACGCCCCCGGCCCGCACCGTCGACCACCGCTCCTGGACCACCTACGCCGACTGGCGCGCCGGCGCCGCCCAGGGCACCCGTGCCGTCGCCGGCGAGCGTCCGGGCCTGGCCCTGGCCACTCCGCTCGGCACCGTCGACTACACCGACCCGCACACCAAGACCACCGCCGCCTGGGAGTACGCGACCTGGACGTCCCCGGTCCACCAGCTCGCCGTCCCCGCGACCGAGGCCATCGCCTCCTGGAACGCGAGCACCCCGGCCGGCACCTGGATCCAGATCGAGCTGACCGGCTCCTACTCCGACGGCACGGCCACCCCGTGGTACGTGATGGGCCGCTGGGCGGCCGGCGACCAGGACATCAAGCGGACCTCCGTCGACGACCAGACCGACGGCAGGAGCACGGTCTGGACGGACACCTTCGCGGTCGACGACCCCGCCACGGGCCTGCGCCTCACGTCGTACCGGCTGCGGCTGACCCTTTACCGCAGGCCCGGCACCAAAATCACGCCGACCGTGTGGCGGCTGGGCGCGATGGGCTCCGACGTCCCCGACCGCTTCACCGTCCCGGCGTCGGCCCCCGGTCTCGCCCAGGAGCTGGCCGTCCCGCGCTACTCGCAGGAGATCCACCAGGGCCAGTACCCCGAGTACGACAACGGCGGCGAGGCCTGGTGCAGCCCCACCTCCTCGCAGATGATCGTCGAGTACTGGGGCGGCAGGCTCACCTCCGGACAGCTGGCCTGGGTCGACCCGTCCTACGCCGACCCCCAGGTGTGCCACGCGGCCCGGTACACCTACGACCACCAGTACGGCGGCTGCGGCAACTGGCCGTTCAACGCGGCCTACGCGGCCACCTTCAAGGACCTCCAGGGCGTGGTGACCCGGCTCGCCTCCCTCACCGACCTGGAGACGCTGATCGCGGCCGGCATCCCGGCCATAACGTCCCAGTCCTTCCTCAAGGGGGAGCTGACCGGCGCGGGGTACGGCACCTCCGGACACCTGATGACCATGATCGGCTTCACCGCCGAGGGCGATGTGATCGCCAACGACCCGTTCTCGGTGGACGACGCGGCGGTGCGGCGCGTCTATCCGCGGCGGGAGTTCGAGAACGTCTGGCTCAGGACCAAGCGGTACAACGCGAGCGGCAAGGTGGTCTCCGGGACCGGGGGCGTCAGCTACCTCTACTTCCCGGCGCGTCCGACCGCACGGCAGTGCAAGGCGCTGGAGGCGGTGGGCGTGCGCGTGTGA
- a CDS encoding phosphotransferase family protein yields MATAPRPRTTTRDPETLARRLTAWLDARLPGAAAVSVAVPASNGMSSETLLFDIEHPPSPVRACALRLEADPSAYTVFPVYDMVRQYRTMRLVAERTDVPVPRVLWLEEDPGPLGAPFFVMERVEGRVPPDVMPYTYEGNWLHAASDAERERLEAATIGLVARLHDQVPPDEAEFLELPGDGDALRRHVAAQRAYYDWVVDGVARSPLIEDAFDRLADLWPQDPGRPVLTWGDARIGNVIYDGFAPVAVLDWEMAALAPREVDLGWTIYLHRFFQDLTLASGGRGLPDLLRRDRVERRYARLTGHTPRDMDFHILYAALRQAIVMLRVAYRQVHFGESAVPRDPDTLILHHGSLRAMVQGSYWG; encoded by the coding sequence ATGGCCACGGCGCCCCGTCCCCGTACCACCACCCGCGACCCCGAGACGCTCGCCCGCCGGCTGACCGCCTGGCTCGACGCCCGTCTGCCCGGCGCCGCGGCCGTCTCCGTCGCCGTCCCCGCCTCCAACGGCATGTCCAGCGAGACCCTGCTCTTCGACATCGAGCATCCCCCCTCGCCCGTCCGTGCCTGTGCGTTGAGGCTCGAGGCGGATCCGTCGGCGTACACGGTCTTCCCGGTGTACGACATGGTCCGCCAGTACCGCACGATGCGTCTGGTGGCCGAGCGCACGGACGTGCCCGTGCCGCGCGTGCTGTGGCTGGAGGAGGACCCGGGGCCGCTGGGCGCTCCGTTCTTCGTGATGGAACGCGTCGAGGGCCGGGTTCCGCCCGACGTCATGCCCTACACCTACGAGGGCAACTGGCTGCACGCGGCGAGCGACGCGGAGCGGGAGCGGCTGGAGGCGGCGACGATCGGCCTGGTGGCCCGACTGCACGACCAAGTTCCCCCGGACGAAGCCGAGTTCCTCGAGCTACCGGGCGACGGCGACGCCCTGCGCCGGCATGTCGCAGCCCAACGCGCCTACTACGACTGGGTGGTGGACGGAGTCGCCCGCTCGCCGCTCATCGAGGACGCCTTCGACCGGCTCGCCGACCTCTGGCCCCAGGACCCGGGCAGGCCGGTGTTGACCTGGGGCGACGCCCGCATCGGGAACGTGATCTACGACGGCTTCGCGCCCGTGGCCGTCCTCGACTGGGAGATGGCGGCCCTGGCCCCGCGCGAGGTCGACCTCGGCTGGACGATCTACCTGCACCGCTTCTTCCAGGACCTCACCCTCGCCTCCGGCGGGCGCGGACTGCCGGACCTCCTGCGCCGCGACCGAGTCGAACGACGGTACGCGCGGCTGACCGGCCACACCCCGCGGGACATGGACTTCCACATCCTGTACGCCGCCCTGCGGCAGGCGATCGTGATGCTGCGCGTCGCCTATCGACAGGTGCACTTCGGCGAGAGTGCCGTCCCACGGGATCCGGACACGCTGATCCTGCACCACGGCAGTCTGCGGGCCATGGTGCAGGGCAGCTACTGGGGTTGA
- a CDS encoding AAA family ATPase produces MDFGMQGPEAPADLAWLRGVDAYTMGAYPQAEEEFRTAVRIDPGMADGWLGLHALRVDTTTALLRMFRHRERFGEQRTRHRRTLNSWYWLGWWVQPVLESPRDLLLAHASHWLDGRHVPELDRALAGLPPVDADHQVRFLHACRAYLVKDWDQLVRHTDPLLDDPLLGIEAGLFGGMARVRLEMYGQAEPLLSAALMRCRSEQPQRKELRYWLARAHEGTGRSAAALPLYRAVHRVDPAFMDTSARLAAIAEGDGYDDSADLAAITLTGVGQDVGDGPDGLDPLFGLEGRDLKLTDPADLPPGGPLTSAADPAVRHKTTGVSPLPAGPTDPVLLEEALAELERMVGLEPVKRQVKALSAQLNMARLRAGQGLPVQPPKRHFVFSGPSGTGKTTVARILGRVFYALGLLGGDHLVEAQRADLVGEYLGQTAVKANELIDSALGGVLFVDEAYSLSNSGYGKGDAYGDEALQVLLKRAEDNRDHLVVILAGYPEGMDRLLAANPGLSSRFTTRVDFPSYRPLELTSIGEVLATENGDVWDEEALDELRSIAGHVVDQGWIDELGNGRFLRTLYEKSCAYRDLRLSMYPGSLSRDDLSTLRLPDLMQAYGEVLSGRGPQDPSAM; encoded by the coding sequence ATGGATTTCGGCATGCAGGGCCCCGAGGCCCCGGCCGACCTCGCCTGGCTACGAGGCGTGGACGCCTACACCATGGGCGCCTACCCGCAGGCGGAGGAGGAGTTCCGCACCGCGGTGCGGATCGATCCCGGGATGGCCGACGGCTGGCTCGGACTGCACGCGCTGCGCGTCGACACGACGACCGCGCTGCTCAGGATGTTCCGCCACCGCGAGCGCTTCGGCGAACAGCGCACCCGGCACCGCCGCACGCTCAACTCCTGGTACTGGCTGGGCTGGTGGGTGCAACCGGTGCTGGAGAGCCCGCGCGATCTGCTCCTGGCGCACGCCTCGCACTGGCTGGACGGCCGCCATGTGCCCGAGCTGGACCGGGCGCTCGCCGGACTCCCGCCCGTCGACGCCGACCACCAGGTCCGCTTCCTGCACGCGTGTCGCGCCTATCTGGTCAAGGACTGGGACCAGCTCGTCCGGCACACCGACCCGCTGCTCGACGATCCGCTGCTCGGCATAGAGGCCGGTCTGTTCGGCGGCATGGCCCGGGTGCGGCTGGAGATGTACGGACAGGCCGAGCCCCTGCTGTCCGCGGCTCTGATGCGCTGCCGCAGCGAGCAGCCGCAGCGCAAGGAGCTGCGGTACTGGCTGGCCCGCGCCCACGAGGGCACCGGCCGCTCGGCGGCCGCCCTCCCCCTGTACCGGGCGGTGCACCGCGTCGACCCCGCCTTCATGGACACCTCCGCGCGGCTCGCGGCGATCGCCGAGGGCGACGGCTACGACGACTCCGCCGACCTCGCGGCGATCACGCTCACCGGGGTCGGGCAGGACGTCGGGGACGGGCCGGACGGACTCGACCCGCTCTTCGGCCTCGAAGGCCGGGACCTGAAGCTCACCGACCCCGCCGACCTCCCGCCCGGCGGCCCCCTGACCTCGGCGGCCGACCCCGCGGTGCGCCACAAGACGACCGGAGTCTCCCCGCTGCCGGCCGGACCCACCGACCCCGTCTTACTCGAGGAAGCGCTCGCCGAACTGGAGCGCATGGTGGGCCTGGAACCGGTGAAACGCCAGGTCAAGGCCCTGTCGGCGCAGCTCAACATGGCCCGGCTGCGAGCCGGGCAGGGCCTTCCGGTCCAGCCGCCGAAACGGCACTTCGTCTTCTCCGGCCCCTCCGGCACCGGTAAGACCACGGTGGCCCGCATCCTCGGCCGCGTCTTCTACGCCCTCGGTCTGCTCGGCGGCGACCACCTCGTGGAAGCCCAGCGCGCCGACCTGGTCGGCGAGTACCTCGGCCAGACCGCCGTGAAGGCCAACGAACTCATCGACTCCGCCCTCGGCGGCGTGCTCTTCGTCGACGAGGCCTACTCGCTCTCCAACTCCGGCTACGGCAAGGGCGACGCCTACGGCGACGAGGCCCTGCAGGTGCTGCTCAAGCGGGCCGAGGACAACCGGGACCACCTGGTGGTGATCCTGGCCGGCTACCCGGAGGGCATGGACCGTCTGCTGGCCGCGAACCCCGGACTCTCCTCCCGCTTCACGACCCGCGTCGACTTCCCCTCCTACCGCCCCCTCGAGCTCACCTCCATCGGCGAGGTGCTGGCCACGGAGAACGGTGACGTGTGGGACGAGGAGGCCCTGGACGAGCTGCGCTCGATCGCCGGGCACGTCGTCGACCAGGGCTGGATCGACGAGCTGGGCAACGGCCGGTTCCTGCGGACGCTGTACGAGAAGAGCTGCGCGTACAGGGATCTGCGGCTGTCGATGTACCCGGGCTCGCTGAGCCGCGACGACCTGTCGACGCTGCGGCTGCCGGATCTGATGCAGGCGTACGGCGAGGTGCTGTCGGGGCGGGGGCCGCAGGATCCGTCGGCGATGTGA
- a CDS encoding hemolysin family protein: protein MTIPLLLLGAAFLLILANGFFVAAEFGLVTVERPEAEKAAAEGDRRARTVVESLKELSFQLSGTQLGITITSLVVGMLAEPALAELLHGPFTAIGVPEGAVSGVAVVVGMLLASAVQMVIGELVPKNWAVSKPLQVARFVAGPQHAFSRLFRPVIAVLNTVANRLVRALGVEPAEELASARTPGELVSLARHSAQAGTLEQDTADLFVRTLSLAELTAQHVMTPRVKVSALQASATAEDVVNLTRATGLSRFPVYREKIDEIVGMVHLKDALAVPVHDRLRTPLARIARPALLVPETLPVQPLLARLRSEQPIAVVVDEYGGTAGVVTLEDIVEEIVGEVRDEHDGQDSPELAAAPPEDGRPAWDVDGSCRVDTLQRIGLDVPEGPYETVAGLVADLLGRIPAVGDRADLPGWRLAVRRVGHYRAERVRLVRTGQVVEVAR, encoded by the coding sequence ATGACCATCCCCCTGCTGCTCCTCGGAGCCGCGTTCCTGCTCATCCTCGCCAACGGCTTCTTCGTGGCCGCCGAGTTCGGCCTGGTCACGGTCGAGCGCCCGGAAGCGGAGAAGGCCGCCGCCGAGGGCGACCGACGAGCCCGTACGGTCGTCGAGTCGCTCAAGGAGCTGTCCTTCCAGCTCTCGGGCACCCAGCTCGGCATCACCATCACCTCCCTCGTCGTCGGCATGCTCGCCGAACCGGCGCTCGCCGAGCTGCTGCACGGACCGTTCACCGCGATCGGCGTCCCCGAAGGCGCCGTCTCCGGGGTCGCCGTCGTGGTCGGCATGCTGCTGGCGTCCGCCGTGCAGATGGTGATCGGCGAACTGGTGCCCAAGAACTGGGCGGTGTCCAAGCCGCTGCAGGTCGCACGGTTCGTGGCCGGCCCGCAGCACGCCTTCTCCCGGCTGTTCCGGCCGGTCATCGCCGTCCTGAACACGGTCGCCAACCGCCTGGTGCGCGCCCTGGGCGTCGAGCCTGCCGAGGAGCTGGCCTCCGCCCGCACCCCCGGCGAACTCGTCTCCCTGGCCCGTCACTCGGCCCAGGCCGGCACCCTGGAACAGGACACGGCCGACCTGTTCGTCCGGACCCTGTCCCTGGCCGAGCTCACCGCGCAGCACGTCATGACCCCGCGCGTGAAGGTCAGCGCCCTGCAGGCCTCGGCCACCGCCGAGGACGTGGTCAACCTGACCCGCGCCACCGGCCTGTCCCGTTTCCCCGTCTACCGCGAGAAGATCGACGAGATCGTCGGCATGGTCCACCTCAAGGACGCCCTGGCCGTCCCCGTCCACGACCGGCTGCGCACCCCCCTCGCCCGCATCGCCCGCCCGGCGCTGCTGGTCCCCGAGACCCTGCCCGTCCAGCCCCTGCTGGCCCGGCTGCGCAGCGAGCAGCCCATCGCCGTCGTCGTCGACGAGTACGGCGGCACGGCCGGGGTGGTCACCCTGGAGGACATCGTCGAGGAGATCGTCGGCGAGGTCCGCGACGAGCACGACGGGCAGGACAGCCCCGAACTGGCCGCCGCCCCGCCCGAGGACGGCAGGCCCGCCTGGGACGTCGACGGCAGCTGCCGCGTCGACACCCTCCAGCGCATAGGCCTGGACGTGCCCGAGGGGCCGTACGAGACGGTCGCCGGCCTCGTCGCCGACCTGCTCGGCCGGATCCCGGCCGTCGGGGACCGGGCCGACCTGCCCGGCTGGCGGCTCGCGGTGCGCCGCGTCGGCCACTACCGGGCCGAACGGGTCCGGCTGGTGCGGACCGGTCAGGTCGTGGAGGTAGCCCGATGA
- a CDS encoding SCO1431 family membrane protein, producing MTAHSATASAAARTRTGGPRDDGPKIVEHVLGWVLVAVVAMLVTQLGLL from the coding sequence ATGACCGCGCACAGCGCCACCGCCTCCGCCGCCGCCCGCACTCGCACCGGCGGGCCCCGGGACGACGGCCCGAAGATCGTCGAACACGTCCTGGGCTGGGTCCTCGTCGCGGTCGTCGCGATGCTCGTGACCCAGCTCGGACTGCTCTGA